Proteins from a genomic interval of Catenulispora sp. GP43:
- a CDS encoding SAF domain-containing protein: protein MAVPIPAGQRVTAEDLRTTGVAADAAVGLIPESQEDQVVGRIAAVPLVAGDLVTEGKIGSSAVFPPAGQAVTSAELKAGSFPAELKAGDQVAVQINAEGQGSVQVPQSPAVLSNSAFAVSADVMGVRPPGPVLLGPRRAGPRGFR from the coding sequence GTGGCGGTGCCGATTCCGGCTGGGCAGAGGGTGACGGCCGAGGATTTGAGGACGACGGGGGTCGCTGCGGATGCCGCGGTTGGGCTGATCCCGGAGTCGCAGGAAGACCAGGTCGTCGGGCGGATCGCAGCGGTACCGCTCGTGGCCGGGGATCTGGTCACCGAGGGCAAGATCGGGTCATCAGCCGTCTTCCCGCCAGCTGGCCAGGCTGTGACATCGGCGGAGCTGAAGGCAGGGTCGTTCCCGGCTGAGTTGAAGGCGGGCGACCAGGTTGCAGTGCAGATCAATGCCGAAGGCCAGGGATCCGTTCAGGTCCCGCAATCACCCGCCGTCCTGTCGAACTCGGCTTTCGCCGTTTCTGCAGATGTGATGGGGGTCAGGCCGCCAGGTCCAGTCCTGCTTGGGCCCAGGC